One part of the Quercus lobata isolate SW786 chromosome 7, ValleyOak3.0 Primary Assembly, whole genome shotgun sequence genome encodes these proteins:
- the LOC115953757 gene encoding uncharacterized protein LOC115953757, with amino-acid sequence MESFSGSDSGPNGSVDRVYFPTRLCFNGALHFIAFSVDHKFILSFDINDERFREILLPQNYLEGIVKHFERLAMFKGSLALIVFGEDLVEMSDICHIWVMKEYGVVESWARKSVPMKQVAEFFSCTINGELLVERFTPYQSFLFDPDSLNEEILNIPMPECMIYT; translated from the coding sequence GTATATTTCCCAACCCGATTATGTTTTAACGGAGCTTTGCATTTTATAGCATTTTCAGTTGACCATAAGTTCATCTTGTCCTTCGACATCAATGATGAGAGATTCCGTGAGATATTGCTGCCTCAAAATTACTTAGAAGGAATTGTAAAGCATTTTGAACGCCTTGCAATGTTCAAGGGATCGTTGGCTTTGATTGTTTTTGGTGAAGATCTAGTTGAGATGAGTGACATATGCCACATATGGGTGATGAAGGAGTATGGTGTGGTTGAGTCTTGGGCTAGAAAAAGTGTACCGATGAAACAGGTTGCAGAGTTCTTTAGCTGCACCATCAATGGGGAACTTTTGGTCGAAAGGTTTACCCCCTATCAGAGCTTTTTATTTGACCCAGATAGTTTAAATGAGGAAATTCTAAATATTCCAATGCCTGAATGTATGATTTACACCTAA